Proteins co-encoded in one Saprospira grandis genomic window:
- a CDS encoding OmpA family protein: protein MRNILFVLLASLSFSAFAQNFEQSVYFESGQAQLTKKAKAKLEQLLAQSQEYPDLVLDLKGFCDEAGSLSYNEDLARRRAQAVAQYLEAKGLETASFSLTAKGELSEGDWAENRRVEVRLQVFQPKNWEEFYSFMDQRMKQEFWINPNRDTLIFGANGSQLFIPAGSFVRANGQALSDDKVKIELREALSLNDMWMQNLQTVAPGHELIETGGMVNIQAQDLNNEALQLAPKASLNLRLPSDEPLNEGMQVFYADRDISQTTEDIVWEASGTKVKSFNFEKDPPTFKFNLLDLDSIRIIAAPPMPKIEHLLAMPKKPGALAPLEYMELPVVDEKTIRSENPKKRFESDKKYEARIAGLVKKAENYRLRIEKINAGRAKSYAAAQKRQEQAFAQYEINLAAYWAQQDSLDLLVDLAKNNEADINQWMLDFKWSAAFSESLVGLIGNTKQLQRYQAYLKEECQQLGFEEEMQTLLEIEAAAKQPAIFLQLATSLKKCIRTNYTFNRNHKLNELRDKLMRDLRAIQTREETGVQRRLALSTSETLNGVYRHAHLLNKMIANYNEVLSLTGFNKQAEELQQFVDQLDKIYQKVIAAKIERGQISPDFQRRYVVNSMQINRLGWINCDRFLDLKEEEKMLAQIKVEQGPKLRADERLSTTFSKTRGVMQMYYNKETKSYQTPGEVDRSQKMKITALRFKENGGLELAQLSTFPDDLAQKKLNYRPISFSELRQLKP, encoded by the coding sequence ATGAGAAATATCCTTTTTGTTCTCCTAGCCAGCCTGAGTTTCTCCGCTTTTGCTCAAAATTTTGAGCAATCTGTTTACTTTGAATCAGGCCAAGCTCAACTGACGAAAAAAGCAAAAGCAAAATTAGAACAGCTCTTGGCCCAAAGCCAAGAATATCCCGACCTTGTTTTGGACCTCAAAGGCTTTTGCGATGAAGCCGGTAGCCTGAGCTATAATGAAGATCTGGCCCGAAGAAGAGCCCAAGCTGTGGCCCAATATCTAGAAGCAAAAGGCTTGGAAACCGCTAGCTTTTCGCTAACGGCAAAGGGAGAACTCTCAGAAGGCGATTGGGCCGAAAACCGAAGAGTAGAGGTCCGTTTGCAGGTCTTCCAACCCAAAAACTGGGAAGAGTTCTATAGCTTTATGGACCAGCGCATGAAACAGGAGTTTTGGATCAACCCCAATAGAGATACCCTGATCTTTGGGGCCAATGGCAGCCAGTTGTTTATTCCCGCAGGCAGCTTTGTTCGGGCCAATGGCCAAGCCCTCAGCGATGATAAAGTGAAAATAGAACTGCGAGAAGCCCTCAGCCTTAACGATATGTGGATGCAGAATCTACAAACTGTGGCCCCCGGCCATGAACTGATCGAAACTGGCGGCATGGTCAATATTCAGGCCCAAGATCTGAATAATGAGGCGCTACAACTGGCCCCCAAAGCCAGCCTCAACCTTCGCCTTCCCTCCGATGAACCCCTAAACGAAGGGATGCAGGTCTTTTATGCCGATCGAGATATTAGCCAAACCACAGAAGATATTGTCTGGGAAGCCTCTGGGACCAAAGTCAAGAGCTTTAACTTTGAGAAAGATCCCCCCACTTTTAAATTTAATTTGCTAGACCTAGACTCTATTCGCATTATTGCCGCCCCGCCCATGCCTAAAATTGAGCATCTTTTGGCTATGCCCAAAAAGCCCGGCGCCCTAGCTCCCCTAGAATATATGGAGCTGCCTGTAGTGGATGAAAAGACCATCCGTAGCGAAAACCCCAAGAAACGCTTTGAAAGCGACAAAAAATATGAGGCTCGCATTGCGGGTTTAGTGAAAAAGGCGGAAAATTACCGACTACGCATTGAGAAAATCAATGCAGGTAGAGCCAAAAGCTATGCAGCGGCCCAAAAACGCCAGGAGCAGGCCTTTGCCCAATATGAAATTAACTTGGCCGCTTACTGGGCCCAGCAAGATAGCCTCGACCTCTTAGTCGATTTGGCCAAAAACAATGAAGCTGACATTAACCAATGGATGCTCGACTTTAAATGGTCGGCCGCATTTAGCGAAAGCCTAGTCGGCCTAATTGGCAATACTAAGCAGCTACAACGCTACCAAGCTTACCTAAAGGAAGAATGCCAGCAACTGGGCTTTGAGGAAGAGATGCAAACCCTTTTGGAAATTGAAGCAGCAGCCAAACAACCCGCTATCTTTTTGCAATTGGCTACATCGCTAAAGAAGTGTATTCGGACCAATTATACCTTTAATCGCAACCATAAACTCAATGAGTTGCGCGACAAACTAATGCGAGATCTTCGTGCTATCCAAACTAGAGAGGAGACAGGGGTGCAAAGAAGATTGGCCCTAAGTACTAGCGAAACCCTAAATGGCGTCTACCGACATGCGCATTTGCTCAATAAAATGATTGCCAACTATAATGAGGTCCTTTCACTGACTGGCTTTAATAAACAAGCCGAAGAGCTGCAGCAGTTTGTGGACCAACTAGACAAAATCTACCAGAAAGTCATTGCCGCAAAAATAGAAAGAGGGCAGATCTCTCCCGACTTTCAGCGCCGATATGTTGTCAATAGTATGCAGATTAACCGCTTAGGCTGGATTAACTGCGACCGTTTCCTAGACCTAAAGGAAGAAGAGAAAATGCTGGCCCAAATTAAGGTGGAGCAAGGACCTAAATTAAGAGCTGATGAGCGACTAAGTACTACCTTTAGCAAAACTCGTGGAGTGATGCAGATGTATTATAATAAAGAAACAAAAAGCTATCAAACGCCTGGAGAGGTAGACCGCAGCCAAAAAATGAAGATTACCGCTTTGCGTTTTAAAGAAAATGGTGGTCTAGAACTGGCCCAGCTGAGTACTTTTCCGGATGATTTGGCCCAGAAAAAACTGAATTATCGGCCCATTAGCTTCTCTGAACTCCGACAGCTAAAGCCTTAA
- a CDS encoding pirin family protein, whose amino-acid sequence MYLQELKIVMKKMKFYPLPQAGPWPAQDPFIFCAYHEDDYPKGEANLGPAKTSLRGRQMGSDFNPAANWRMYHGQEIPGFPYHPHRGFETLTIVEKGWVDHTDSHGGAGRYSAGDLQWLTAGRGLLHSEMFPLVEQEKENPLRLFQIWLNLPSKQKMVDPQYKMFWSHQLVEKEEQGARFRLWAGQFGPHKAPEPPAASWASQKSRDFMVLRIDLEAGAKFTIPKASSTESWGRLYLYEGGDIQANGQKMPLRHYMSWLAQEELELVAGPGGAKLLYLQAPPIEEPVWQRGPFVMDSAERLQEAFKDYRAGKFGKWPWPEDEHHFGPKKERFARHADGREERLD is encoded by the coding sequence ATGTATCTACAAGAATTAAAAATAGTGATGAAGAAGATGAAATTTTATCCCTTGCCGCAAGCTGGTCCTTGGCCTGCGCAAGATCCCTTTATATTTTGTGCTTATCATGAAGACGACTATCCAAAAGGGGAGGCCAATTTGGGGCCGGCAAAGACTAGCCTAAGAGGGCGACAAATGGGCAGCGATTTTAATCCCGCCGCCAATTGGCGGATGTATCATGGCCAAGAGATTCCGGGTTTCCCCTATCATCCTCATCGGGGATTTGAGACCTTAACAATTGTTGAAAAGGGCTGGGTGGACCATACCGACTCTCATGGAGGGGCGGGTCGATATAGCGCTGGCGATCTACAATGGCTAACGGCAGGTCGTGGACTTTTGCACTCAGAAATGTTTCCTTTAGTTGAGCAAGAAAAAGAGAACCCTTTACGCTTATTTCAGATTTGGCTCAATTTGCCGAGCAAGCAAAAGATGGTAGACCCGCAGTATAAAATGTTTTGGTCGCATCAGTTGGTAGAAAAAGAAGAGCAGGGGGCTCGTTTTCGGCTTTGGGCGGGGCAGTTTGGGCCTCATAAAGCGCCAGAGCCGCCAGCGGCTTCTTGGGCCAGCCAAAAGTCTAGGGACTTTATGGTCCTAAGAATAGATTTGGAGGCTGGAGCTAAATTTACAATCCCCAAAGCGAGCTCTACAGAAAGTTGGGGCCGCTTATACCTCTATGAGGGAGGCGACATTCAGGCAAATGGACAAAAAATGCCCCTTCGACATTATATGAGTTGGTTGGCCCAAGAAGAGTTGGAGTTGGTGGCTGGCCCTGGGGGGGCCAAACTCTTATATTTGCAAGCGCCTCCTATAGAGGAGCCTGTCTGGCAAAGAGGACCTTTTGTGATGGACTCTGCAGAGCGTCTGCAAGAAGCCTTTAAAGATTATAGAGCCGGGAAGTTTGGAAAATGGCCTTGGCCCGAAGACGAACATCATTTTGGTCCAAAAAAAGAACGCTTTGCCCGTCATGCCGACGGCAGAGAAGAACGATTGGACTAA
- a CDS encoding acyl-CoA reductase, with protein MMDFAARKQALIDLGQLLASEYGQGEMRKHFPLAYRQNGWFRAEDSQKALDALINNYLAEEELNAFLANYQPEDYPISKRVGLVLAGNIPMVGIKDILLCFLAGHKALIKYSSKDAVLIPALLALWKQQQPAIAPYFEVVDQLKNFDAVIATGSDNSARYFEHYFSKKPHIIRKNRKSVAVLSGEESEEEILALGRDIFDYFGLGCRSVAKIYLPKDFNFELFMQRLEAFTPLEHHSKYRNNYDYNRSLYLLNGQEHYVNAVLALLPLPALESRIASLHYEAYNDLEELEQLLAKDWDKIQVVVNQRLTLARPSVKFGQAQQPKWTNFADGKDTLAFLLDL; from the coding sequence ATGATGGATTTTGCGGCGCGCAAGCAAGCGCTAATCGATTTGGGGCAATTGTTGGCCTCTGAATATGGGCAGGGAGAAATGCGGAAACATTTCCCGCTGGCTTATCGACAAAATGGTTGGTTTCGGGCAGAGGATAGCCAAAAAGCCTTGGATGCCCTGATCAATAACTATTTGGCCGAGGAGGAGCTCAATGCCTTTTTGGCCAATTATCAGCCAGAAGATTACCCCATTAGTAAGCGAGTAGGGCTGGTGCTGGCCGGCAATATTCCCATGGTGGGCATCAAAGATATTTTGCTCTGCTTTTTGGCGGGACATAAGGCCCTCATTAAGTATTCTTCTAAGGATGCCGTGCTGATTCCCGCCCTCTTGGCCCTCTGGAAACAGCAGCAGCCCGCTATTGCACCCTATTTTGAGGTGGTGGACCAACTCAAGAATTTTGATGCCGTAATTGCTACCGGCAGCGATAATTCGGCCCGCTATTTTGAACATTATTTTAGCAAAAAGCCGCACATTATCCGCAAAAACCGTAAATCTGTAGCGGTTTTATCTGGAGAGGAAAGCGAGGAGGAAATCCTGGCCCTAGGTCGCGATATCTTTGATTATTTTGGCCTGGGCTGCCGCTCTGTCGCCAAAATTTATCTGCCCAAAGACTTCAATTTTGAACTCTTTATGCAAAGATTGGAGGCCTTTACGCCCCTAGAACATCATAGCAAATACCGCAATAATTACGACTATAACCGCTCTTTGTACTTGCTCAATGGCCAAGAACATTATGTCAATGCGGTCCTTGCGCTTTTGCCCTTGCCGGCCCTCGAATCTAGAATCGCTAGCCTGCATTATGAGGCCTATAACGATCTGGAAGAGCTAGAACAACTGCTCGCCAAGGATTGGGACAAGATTCAGGTTGTAGTCAATCAAAGACTCACACTAGCACGGCCAAGCGTAAAATTTGGGCAGGCTCAACAGCCCAAATGGACCAATTTTGCCGACGGAAAAGATACTCTAGCCTTTTTGCTAGACCTATAA
- a CDS encoding ATP-binding protein produces the protein MMKQINKGQRDHLFSAMTEFLHAIRVYIVDRMERSYADRWLIEYGASLYESHQEKIIEQLRAGATQASVIDFPHLKSWSLRQKELLSEDFGRMTPKLPTYFSDICDLRNDLAHFSDIDENAYQEGYLNMIKIIQALKKEEVVRKLEALRKAGDEESEKEAEDEAVVLQVVEKQKLEHGERLAIRPWFGNCQPHLDIRQGRLDESVFAANLTEVATAEGRSSYIDSQEFFAKTYFTAGLKSIARRVLNSLNGKDSGENRVISLQTGFGGGKTHSLISLYHLCKEGNSLNSRRDSNLQELLKATGPIDFSSAKVAVFTNTTNDPANGRLVRDDEGELQIQTIWGELAYQLGGRSAYEIVKKNDEQRSAPAGRFQQVLEMVQPALILIDELADYCVKASAIKVGSSNLSDQTVSFMQELTEAVSATARTAAVITLPASVQEVGNTPQAQSILGSLEKRVSRVGADSKPVADEEIYEVLRRRLFEQVDLEEAEKVADRYLQFYQDNWTELPEIAVKQSYRKKIIKAYPFHPELIDIFRNRWASHHDFQRTRGALRLLAAIISDLWKRRRNLFGPQYLIHPSQVNFENLDALSSQLKRLYGNGYDAVISSDVAGSASNAFRIDEEKPEYGQYDLTQGLGSIILMNSFGADSTRRGISLKEIKLQLLGPAGPNHNSVNGALYALEGRAHHLYHTEQGTEGKRYWFHTQPNINILINQFQAAIKKEAIEQELMERLRLLSRGTLPFRLIVDPQEALPEQNKFTLVIMPPRDIAQNNKLSKAAEEKLRQIVGKKGQADRIYRNTLLFLFANPSVLGTVESAIALYLASKQTEREYKNLDKGQMEDLRRRKQEANDKIERNLPGLYNYLVKYSMKDGAKFLLLQEDAFSLKQLLEHKIIDRLKEEQWLLDSLGRSLLSKHNLWPTEGNAISVQMIYEAFLRYDDKPLITGPEAISQAIQTFLHRSYCALAEGASPKALEQFYEDSLPFGFQAEEEQFYLIDLTDLPEEEVEEVAPDTKREEIVEERSTPEELSVQKVDEELRYTAFQTTGQVGPKEYTKLFDYFIRPFLREGDEISIDLSFNIKTGTSFDEKDERYQRAKEAAKQLGFNIRLKP, from the coding sequence ATGATGAAACAGATTAACAAAGGGCAGCGGGATCATTTATTTTCGGCAATGACAGAGTTTCTGCATGCCATTCGGGTATATATAGTAGATCGGATGGAGCGCAGTTATGCGGATCGTTGGTTAATCGAATATGGGGCGAGTTTATACGAGAGTCATCAGGAGAAGATCATTGAGCAACTGCGGGCGGGGGCGACCCAGGCATCGGTAATAGATTTCCCACATTTAAAATCTTGGAGTTTGCGTCAGAAAGAATTGTTATCGGAAGACTTTGGGCGGATGACGCCAAAGCTACCGACCTACTTTTCTGACATCTGTGATTTGCGTAATGATTTGGCTCATTTTTCAGATATTGATGAGAATGCTTATCAGGAGGGCTATTTAAACATGATAAAGATCATACAAGCCTTAAAGAAAGAGGAAGTAGTTCGTAAGTTGGAGGCTTTGCGTAAGGCAGGCGATGAGGAATCTGAGAAAGAGGCAGAAGATGAAGCTGTGGTATTGCAGGTAGTAGAAAAGCAGAAGCTCGAGCATGGCGAGCGTTTAGCTATTCGTCCTTGGTTTGGGAATTGCCAACCTCATTTAGATATTCGGCAAGGGCGTTTGGATGAGAGCGTATTTGCGGCCAACCTTACTGAGGTGGCTACGGCGGAGGGGCGTTCTAGTTATATTGATAGTCAAGAATTTTTTGCTAAGACCTATTTTACGGCGGGTTTAAAGAGCATTGCTCGTCGGGTGTTAAATAGTTTGAATGGCAAAGACTCTGGCGAGAACCGGGTAATATCATTGCAGACAGGCTTTGGTGGAGGAAAGACACATAGTCTGATTTCATTATATCATTTGTGTAAGGAGGGAAATAGTTTAAACAGTCGCAGAGACAGCAACTTACAGGAGTTATTGAAGGCGACAGGTCCTATTGACTTTTCTTCGGCCAAGGTGGCTGTATTTACGAATACGACAAATGATCCGGCGAATGGTCGTCTTGTTCGGGATGATGAGGGAGAGTTGCAGATACAGACTATTTGGGGGGAATTGGCCTATCAGTTAGGTGGGCGTTCGGCTTATGAGATTGTAAAAAAGAATGATGAGCAGCGTTCTGCGCCTGCTGGGCGATTTCAGCAGGTTTTGGAGATGGTCCAGCCGGCTTTAATTTTAATTGATGAGTTGGCGGATTATTGTGTCAAGGCCTCTGCGATAAAGGTAGGGAGTAGCAATTTAAGTGATCAGACCGTATCCTTTATGCAGGAGCTCACTGAAGCTGTTTCAGCAACAGCTCGGACGGCTGCGGTGATTACTTTGCCAGCTTCTGTACAAGAAGTAGGGAACACTCCGCAGGCACAGAGTATTTTAGGAAGCTTAGAGAAGCGGGTAAGTCGGGTAGGGGCAGACAGTAAGCCTGTAGCAGATGAGGAGATTTATGAGGTATTGCGTCGTCGTTTATTTGAGCAAGTTGACTTAGAAGAGGCGGAAAAGGTGGCGGATCGTTACCTACAGTTTTATCAAGATAACTGGACGGAGTTGCCAGAGATTGCTGTAAAGCAGAGTTACCGTAAAAAGATCATTAAGGCTTATCCTTTTCATCCAGAGTTGATAGATATTTTCCGTAATCGTTGGGCTAGTCATCATGACTTTCAGCGGACGCGAGGTGCTTTACGTTTGTTGGCGGCCATTATTAGCGATTTATGGAAACGCAGAAGAAACTTGTTTGGTCCGCAATACTTAATTCATCCTAGTCAGGTAAACTTTGAGAACTTAGATGCCTTGTCTAGTCAGCTCAAGCGATTGTATGGAAATGGTTATGATGCTGTAATTTCATCTGATGTGGCGGGTTCTGCTTCTAATGCATTTCGGATTGATGAGGAAAAGCCTGAGTATGGGCAGTATGATTTGACCCAGGGGCTGGGGAGTATCATTTTGATGAATTCATTTGGTGCGGACAGTACTAGGAGAGGGATTTCACTCAAAGAAATCAAGTTGCAATTATTGGGGCCTGCAGGACCTAACCATAATAGTGTTAATGGGGCTTTGTATGCTTTAGAGGGGCGTGCCCATCATTTGTATCATACGGAGCAAGGTACAGAGGGTAAGCGCTATTGGTTTCATACGCAGCCCAACATCAATATTCTAATCAACCAGTTTCAGGCTGCAATAAAGAAGGAGGCCATAGAGCAGGAGTTGATGGAGCGTTTGCGTCTGTTATCTAGGGGGACACTACCATTTCGTTTGATTGTGGATCCTCAGGAGGCCTTACCTGAGCAAAATAAGTTTACTTTGGTGATTATGCCGCCCAGAGACATCGCTCAGAATAATAAATTATCTAAGGCTGCAGAAGAAAAGCTGCGTCAGATTGTTGGGAAAAAGGGGCAAGCAGATCGAATTTATCGAAATACCTTATTATTTCTTTTTGCGAATCCATCTGTTTTAGGAACGGTAGAGTCGGCTATTGCCTTGTACCTAGCTTCTAAGCAAACAGAGCGAGAGTATAAGAATTTGGATAAGGGGCAAATGGAGGATTTGCGCAGACGTAAGCAAGAGGCCAATGATAAAATAGAGCGTAATCTTCCTGGTTTGTACAACTACTTAGTAAAGTACAGCATGAAAGATGGGGCAAAATTTCTTCTTTTACAGGAAGATGCCTTTAGCTTGAAACAGTTATTAGAGCATAAAATTATTGATCGCTTAAAAGAGGAGCAGTGGCTGTTAGATAGTTTAGGCCGTTCTCTTTTGAGTAAGCACAATCTTTGGCCTACAGAAGGTAATGCAATCTCTGTTCAGATGATTTATGAGGCCTTTTTACGTTATGATGACAAACCTTTGATTACAGGCCCAGAGGCTATTAGTCAGGCTATTCAGACCTTTTTACATCGATCTTACTGTGCTCTGGCAGAAGGGGCTTCTCCCAAGGCATTGGAGCAGTTTTATGAAGATAGTCTGCCCTTTGGTTTTCAGGCAGAGGAAGAACAATTCTATCTGATTGATTTAACCGACCTTCCTGAGGAAGAAGTAGAAGAAGTTGCCCCTGACACAAAAAGAGAGGAAATTGTAGAAGAGCGTTCGACTCCAGAAGAACTTAGCGTTCAAAAAGTAGATGAGGAGCTTAGATATACAGCATTCCAAACAACAGGTCAAGTGGGGCCCAAGGAATATACTAAGCTCTTTGATTACTTTATTCGCCCCTTCTTAAGGGAGGGAGATGAAATATCTATTGATTTGAGCTTTAATATTAAGACAGGAACTTCTTTTGATGAAAAAGACGAGCGCTATCAGCGGGCAAAAGAAGCCGCTAAACAGTTGGGCTTTAATATTCGGCTAAAACCATAG
- a CDS encoding 6-pyruvoyl trahydropterin synthase family protein produces the protein MLVYLSRKESFNAAHQLWVPSWSDEKNFEIFGKCANKNFHGHNYELWVTLKGKPDPVTGFLMDAKVLAKLMREKVTDILDHSNMNMDPNFLPEGVLPTTENLVYYIWQELAPFLPDNCQLHCVKLQETPKIYCEYFGE, from the coding sequence ATGCTTGTATACCTCAGTAGAAAAGAAAGTTTTAATGCCGCTCACCAACTTTGGGTGCCCAGCTGGAGCGATGAGAAAAATTTTGAAATCTTCGGAAAATGCGCCAACAAAAACTTTCATGGCCATAATTATGAGCTTTGGGTTACCCTCAAGGGAAAACCCGATCCCGTTACCGGATTTCTCATGGATGCCAAGGTGCTGGCCAAACTTATGCGCGAAAAAGTAACCGATATTCTGGACCACTCCAATATGAATATGGACCCCAATTTTCTGCCCGAAGGCGTGCTGCCCACTACCGAAAATCTAGTCTATTATATCTGGCAAGAGTTGGCGCCCTTCCTGCCCGATAATTGCCAATTGCATTGCGTGAAATTACAAGAAACACCCAAAATTTATTGCGAGTACTTCGGAGAGTAA